In Sphingomonas sp. G-3-2-10, a single window of DNA contains:
- a CDS encoding MBL fold metallo-hydrolase, giving the protein MRIGFAAWTAGLAIMASGAHAQTVTPVTRDLRILTGTSGNVVMMRTKDGVLIVDDQRPADVPEIVAAARAAFDLPVRSVINTHWHMDHSGGNEAFRKAGATVIAHRNVCIRRSTDQFMPAYNRTIPAAASGALPDMLFDAGLTLFVEDEVVTLTHAPAAHTDGDVIVRFARANVIHMGDLYFNGIWPFIDRASGGSVQGVIRSVDLALGIADAGTVIVPAHGPLSDRAGLKRYRVMLIEVTAAVRRQIAKGETRDQVVAAKPAAAWRAGMVGNEDGFVGAVYDSLKGEGASAPAIPAAGSCG; this is encoded by the coding sequence ATGCGGATCGGGTTTGCGGCATGGACTGCGGGGCTGGCGATCATGGCGTCGGGCGCGCATGCCCAGACGGTGACGCCGGTGACGCGCGATCTCCGGATCCTGACCGGAACCAGCGGCAATGTGGTGATGATGCGCACGAAGGACGGCGTGCTGATCGTCGATGACCAACGGCCGGCCGACGTGCCCGAGATCGTCGCGGCGGCGCGAGCGGCGTTCGACCTGCCGGTGCGCAGCGTGATCAATACCCATTGGCATATGGATCACAGCGGCGGGAACGAGGCTTTCCGCAAGGCCGGGGCGACGGTGATCGCGCACCGCAACGTCTGCATCCGGCGCAGCACCGACCAGTTCATGCCGGCATACAACCGCACCATCCCCGCAGCGGCTTCGGGCGCACTGCCCGACATGCTGTTCGACGCCGGACTGACCCTGTTCGTCGAGGACGAGGTCGTGACGCTGACCCACGCGCCGGCGGCGCATACCGATGGCGATGTGATCGTCCGGTTCGCCCGGGCGAATGTGATCCATATGGGCGATCTCTATTTCAATGGCATCTGGCCGTTCATCGATCGTGCGAGTGGCGGCAGCGTGCAGGGGGTGATCCGGTCGGTCGATCTGGCGCTGGGCATCGCGGACGCGGGGACGGTGATCGTGCCTGCGCACGGCCCCCTGTCCGACCGGGCGGGGTTGAAGCGCTATCGCGTGATGCTGATCGAAGTGACGGCGGCGGTGCGGCGGCAGATCGCGAAGGGAGAGACGCGGGATCAGGTCGTGGCAGCGAAACCCGCGGCTGCGTGGCGCGCGGGGATGGTCGGAAATGAGGACGGGTTTGTCGGGGCGGTTTATGACAGCCTGAAGGGGGAAGGCGCCAGCGCCCCCGCAATTCCTGCCGCAGGATCGTGCGGCTAG
- a CDS encoding oligopeptide transporter, OPT family has translation MATAPTRPIAEFTFRAILLGGLITILFTAANVYLGLKIGLTFATSIPAAVISMAILRFLPNSSILENNIVQTVASAAGTLAAIIFVLPGLVMIGWWSGFPYVTTAAITMTGGILGVMFSVPLRRALIVDSPELPYPEGRAAAEVLKVGAGSREGAEESSKGLTLIVVSSIVAAGFALITRMRLAVEEAATFFKVGSGATGVIGGLSFALIGAGHLIGLTVGFAMIVGIALGWWVALPILSAGVPGAAEEVASTIFRSEVRFLGAGTIGIAAIWTLLKIAGPVVGGIRSSLAASKAARGGEGIALTERDISARTVGLVSLAVMVPIAWLLWDVIAGGPLAASAIPLIAGSLLFVLVIGLVIAAVCGYMAGLVGASNSPVSGVGILAILASSLLLVAMFGRDVDPGTTQALIAYALIVTGVVFGVATISNDNLQDLKTGQLVGATPWKQQLALVFGVIFGSLVIPPVLSVLHASFGFAGMPGAGDSALAAPQAALISSLAKGVLGGDLDWNLIGVGALIGLGIIVIDEVLARVSKHRLPPLAVGLGIYLPMAVTLTVAVGAVLGYFYDRAADKARDPEFAKRMGVLMATGMIVGDSLFGVLYAGIVYETGTDAPLALAGPDFATYALVGGTLVFLALTAFLYAYTKKKAR, from the coding sequence ATGGCCACCGCACCCACTCGCCCGATCGCCGAATTCACGTTCCGCGCCATCCTGCTCGGGGGGCTCATCACGATCCTGTTCACGGCGGCGAACGTCTATCTCGGGCTCAAGATCGGCCTGACCTTCGCGACGTCGATCCCGGCGGCGGTGATCTCGATGGCGATCCTGCGCTTCCTGCCCAATAGCTCGATCCTCGAGAACAATATCGTCCAGACGGTCGCCAGCGCGGCGGGCACGCTGGCAGCGATCATCTTCGTGCTGCCGGGCCTCGTCATGATCGGCTGGTGGAGCGGCTTCCCCTATGTGACCACCGCCGCGATCACCATGACCGGCGGCATCCTGGGCGTTATGTTCTCGGTTCCGCTGCGCCGGGCGCTGATCGTCGATTCGCCCGAACTCCCCTATCCCGAAGGCCGCGCCGCCGCCGAAGTGCTCAAGGTGGGCGCGGGCAGCCGCGAAGGCGCGGAGGAGAGCAGCAAGGGCCTGACCCTGATCGTGGTCAGCTCGATCGTCGCCGCGGGCTTCGCACTCATCACGCGGATGCGCCTCGCGGTCGAGGAAGCGGCGACCTTCTTCAAGGTCGGCTCGGGCGCGACCGGCGTCATCGGCGGCCTCTCGTTCGCCCTGATCGGCGCGGGGCATCTGATCGGGCTCACTGTGGGCTTCGCGATGATCGTCGGCATCGCGCTTGGCTGGTGGGTCGCGCTCCCGATCCTCAGCGCGGGCGTCCCCGGCGCGGCGGAGGAAGTCGCCAGCACCATCTTCCGCAGCGAAGTCCGCTTCCTCGGCGCGGGCACGATCGGCATTGCGGCGATCTGGACCCTGCTCAAGATCGCCGGTCCCGTCGTCGGCGGCATCCGCTCGTCGCTCGCAGCATCGAAGGCGGCGCGAGGCGGCGAAGGCATCGCACTCACCGAACGCGACATTTCCGCCCGCACCGTCGGCCTCGTCTCGCTCGCGGTGATGGTGCCGATCGCCTGGCTGTTGTGGGATGTGATCGCGGGCGGTCCGCTCGCCGCTTCGGCCATCCCGCTGATCGCCGGTTCGCTGTTGTTCGTGCTGGTCATCGGCCTCGTGATCGCGGCGGTGTGCGGTTACATGGCAGGCCTTGTCGGCGCGTCGAACAGTCCGGTCTCGGGCGTCGGCATCCTCGCCATCCTCGCTTCGTCGCTGCTGCTCGTCGCGATGTTCGGCCGCGATGTCGATCCGGGCACCACTCAGGCGCTGATCGCCTATGCGCTGATCGTCACCGGCGTCGTCTTCGGCGTCGCGACCATCTCGAACGACAATCTTCAGGATCTCAAGACCGGCCAGCTCGTCGGCGCGACGCCGTGGAAGCAGCAGCTCGCGCTCGTCTTCGGCGTGATCTTCGGCAGCCTTGTCATCCCGCCGGTGCTCAGCGTCCTCCATGCGTCGTTCGGCTTCGCGGGCATGCCCGGCGCCGGCGACAGCGCGTTGGCCGCGCCGCAAGCCGCGCTGATCTCGTCGCTCGCCAAGGGCGTGCTCGGCGGCGATCTCGACTGGAACCTGATCGGCGTAGGCGCACTGATCGGCCTGGGCATCATCGTGATCGACGAAGTGCTGGCGCGCGTCAGCAAGCATCGCCTGCCCCCGCTCGCCGTGGGTCTGGGCATCTATCTGCCGATGGCAGTGACGCTCACCGTCGCGGTCGGCGCGGTGTTGGGCTATTTCTACGATCGCGCCGCCGACAAGGCCCGCGACCCGGAGTTCGCCAAGCGGATGGGCGTGCTGATGGCCACCGGCATGATCGTCGGCGACAGCCTGTTCGGGGTTCTTTACGCCGGCATCGTCTATGAAACCGGCACCGATGCGCCGCTGGCGCTCGCCGGTCCGGACTTCGCGACCTATGCGCTGGTCGGCGGCACTTTGGTCTTCCTCGCGCTCACCGCCTTCCTCTACGCCTATACGAAGAAGAAGGCGCGCTAG
- a CDS encoding glycoside hydrolase family 130 protein has protein sequence MLELFNHALRLKADPSRVVVRPFHIAWQSDGTGPSRSERLVREVLDMSPGEARQQLEIVLKDFEARHWQTRRVFMTRYDEIEGMLGLDGSQIGDEKRQLIGAYFCHEYSYAAAALMNPSAVPHYDQSGMPKGSLRILMSLRAVGEGHISSVAFREGIITSKNQLTLAPEPPFATAADSHEDEDHIPEGPVTVYRHRDSTLSGTVIFPITRAQSNGLEDLRICHFHHDDGSEEWIGTYTAYNGSQIQSELLMTRDWREFQLVPMTGSAARNKGMALFPRKVGGKYMMLGRQDGENIFLHSSDTITHWEGGEKLLTPHYPWELVQMGNCGPPIETEAGWLVLTHGVGAMRKYSIGAALLDLDDPSKVIGRTKDPILAAADQDREGYVPNVVYTCGAIRHGDKLFIPYGVADSSVAFAFVPIKSLLDQMR, from the coding sequence ATGCTGGAACTGTTCAACCACGCGCTGCGGCTGAAGGCCGATCCTTCGCGCGTGGTGGTCCGGCCCTTTCATATCGCCTGGCAGTCCGATGGCACGGGGCCGAGCCGCAGCGAGCGGCTGGTGCGCGAAGTGCTCGACATGTCGCCCGGCGAGGCGCGCCAGCAGCTCGAAATCGTGCTCAAGGATTTCGAAGCGCGTCACTGGCAGACGCGGCGCGTGTTCATGACCCGCTATGACGAGATCGAGGGGATGCTTGGTCTCGACGGCAGCCAGATCGGCGACGAGAAGCGGCAGCTGATCGGCGCCTATTTCTGCCACGAATACAGCTATGCCGCCGCTGCGCTGATGAACCCCAGCGCGGTGCCGCATTACGATCAGTCGGGCATGCCCAAGGGATCGCTGCGCATCCTGATGAGTCTGCGCGCGGTGGGCGAGGGCCATATCTCGTCGGTGGCGTTCCGCGAGGGAATCATCACGTCCAAGAACCAGCTGACGCTGGCGCCCGAACCGCCCTTCGCGACGGCCGCGGATTCGCACGAGGACGAAGATCATATCCCCGAGGGACCGGTGACGGTCTATCGCCACCGCGACTCCACGCTTTCGGGCACGGTCATCTTCCCGATCACCCGCGCCCAGTCCAACGGGCTGGAGGATCTGCGCATCTGTCACTTCCATCACGACGACGGGAGCGAGGAATGGATCGGCACCTACACCGCCTATAACGGATCGCAGATCCAGTCCGAGCTGCTGATGACTCGCGACTGGCGCGAATTCCAGCTGGTGCCGATGACCGGCAGCGCGGCGCGGAACAAGGGCATGGCGCTGTTCCCGCGCAAGGTGGGCGGCAAGTACATGATGCTCGGCCGGCAGGATGGCGAGAACATCTTTCTCCATTCCTCCGACACCATCACCCATTGGGAGGGCGGCGAGAAATTGCTGACCCCGCACTATCCGTGGGAGCTGGTGCAGATGGGCAATTGCGGCCCGCCGATCGAGACCGAAGCGGGCTGGCTGGTGCTGACCCACGGCGTCGGCGCGATGCGCAAATACTCGATCGGCGCGGCGTTGCTCGACCTGGACGATCCCTCGAAGGTGATCGGGCGGACCAAGGATCCGATCCTCGCCGCCGCCGATCAGGACCGCGAAGGCTATGTGCCCAACGTGGTCTATACCTGCGGCGCGATCCGGCACGGGGACAAATTGTTCATCCCCTATGGCGTCGCGGACAGTTCGGTCGCCTTCGCCTTCGTGCCGATCAAGTCGCTGCTCGATCAGATGCGTTAG
- a CDS encoding glycosyltransferase family 4 protein, with amino-acid sequence MAQPINAPELRHLALIGNFLPRKCGIATYTTDTYNALKGRFPDLTVDVYAMDDHPGRYAYPPEVTGAIAQNDRGAYLDTARRIEASGAQALWVQHEYGIYGGPAGELLIALLDRVSIPVIATLHTVLERPSADERRVMEALLRRASKLIVMAEKGRDILTRVHGVDSRKIETVPHGVPDRVLADPASFKPAFGWEGREVILTFGLLAPNKGIESMIEAMPAIVAQHPRALYVVLGATHPNLVAHEGEVYRERLTALAAERGVADHVQFIDAFVEQDELIDYLQGADIYATPYTNPAQITSGTLSYAVGVGKAVVSTPYVHATEILADGHGVLVGFEDSAGFAREIGRLLSDGNARAELSARAYARGRTMLWPRLAEQAVAGIEGLLGKKPRRIAKPAAELPALTPDIAAVERMSDATGMLQHSIYSIPDRRHGYCIDDNARALILMSQLAEIDAGLRDKWTTVYSSFVQHAWNPDARRFRNFMNFDRSWCEDAGSEDSNGRAIWALGVTARDAKALKHRDWASAMFDMTASIALELGSPRAHAFAMLGASAMLEAHPGHSLSKQILTRFGEELIALLDAARRPEWQWFEIVLAYDNARLPEALLRAGKVLGRSEFVSVGLETLEWIVSRQTSPDGRFRAVGTESFGRAYQEPMQFDQQPLEAQATIDACVAALDATGEPRWSEEAMRAYRWYLGSNDLDLPLATVQDGGCFDGLMPTGLNRNQGAESILALQLASCAISRLSKVRTIVAGPERVVA; translated from the coding sequence ATGGCGCAGCCTATCAACGCTCCGGAACTCCGGCACCTGGCCCTGATCGGCAACTTCCTGCCGCGCAAATGCGGCATCGCAACCTACACCACCGACACCTACAACGCGCTCAAGGGGCGTTTCCCGGACCTGACCGTCGACGTCTATGCGATGGACGATCATCCGGGGCGCTATGCCTATCCCCCCGAAGTGACCGGAGCGATCGCGCAGAACGACCGGGGCGCCTATCTCGACACCGCGCGCCGGATCGAAGCGAGCGGTGCGCAGGCGCTGTGGGTCCAGCACGAATATGGCATCTATGGCGGGCCGGCGGGCGAGCTGCTGATCGCGCTGCTCGATCGCGTCTCAATCCCCGTCATCGCGACGCTGCATACCGTGCTGGAGCGACCGAGCGCGGACGAGCGGCGCGTGATGGAAGCACTGTTGCGCCGCGCCTCGAAGCTGATCGTGATGGCCGAAAAGGGCCGCGACATCCTGACGCGCGTCCACGGCGTGGATAGCCGCAAGATCGAGACGGTGCCGCACGGTGTGCCCGATCGCGTGCTGGCCGACCCCGCGTCGTTCAAGCCGGCCTTTGGCTGGGAAGGGCGCGAAGTCATCCTGACCTTCGGTCTGCTGGCGCCGAACAAGGGCATCGAATCGATGATCGAGGCGATGCCCGCGATCGTCGCGCAGCACCCCCGGGCGCTCTACGTCGTGCTGGGGGCGACGCACCCCAATCTCGTCGCGCATGAAGGCGAGGTCTATCGCGAGCGGCTGACTGCGCTGGCTGCCGAACGCGGCGTAGCGGACCATGTCCAGTTCATCGACGCATTCGTCGAGCAGGACGAGCTGATCGACTATCTGCAGGGGGCGGACATTTATGCAACGCCTTACACCAACCCCGCGCAGATCACTTCGGGCACGCTGTCCTACGCCGTCGGCGTGGGCAAGGCGGTGGTTTCCACGCCCTATGTCCATGCGACCGAGATCCTGGCGGACGGGCATGGCGTGCTGGTCGGCTTCGAGGACAGCGCGGGCTTTGCGCGCGAGATCGGGCGCCTGCTGAGCGACGGCAACGCGCGGGCGGAGCTGTCGGCACGGGCCTATGCACGCGGGCGGACGATGTTGTGGCCGCGGCTGGCCGAACAGGCGGTGGCGGGAATCGAGGGCCTGCTGGGAAAAAAGCCCCGGCGCATCGCGAAGCCGGCGGCTGAGTTGCCGGCGCTGACGCCCGACATCGCAGCAGTCGAGCGGATGAGCGATGCGACGGGCATGCTCCAGCATTCGATCTATTCGATCCCCGATCGCCGCCACGGCTATTGCATCGACGACAATGCGCGGGCGCTGATCCTGATGAGCCAGCTGGCCGAAATCGATGCCGGGCTGCGCGACAAATGGACGACGGTCTATTCCAGCTTCGTCCAGCACGCCTGGAATCCCGATGCACGCCGGTTCCGCAACTTCATGAATTTCGATCGCAGCTGGTGCGAGGACGCCGGTTCGGAGGATTCGAACGGCCGGGCGATCTGGGCGCTGGGCGTGACCGCGCGCGATGCGAAGGCGCTGAAGCATCGCGACTGGGCGTCGGCGATGTTCGACATGACCGCGTCGATCGCGCTCGAGCTGGGCAGCCCGCGCGCCCACGCCTTCGCCATGCTCGGCGCGTCGGCGATGCTCGAGGCGCATCCGGGCCATTCGCTGTCGAAGCAGATACTGACGCGCTTCGGCGAGGAACTGATCGCGCTGCTCGACGCCGCGCGGCGGCCCGAATGGCAATGGTTCGAGATCGTTCTGGCCTACGATAACGCCCGGCTGCCCGAGGCGCTGCTGCGCGCGGGCAAGGTGCTGGGGCGTAGCGAGTTCGTCAGTGTCGGGCTGGAAACGCTCGAATGGATCGTCTCGCGCCAGACCTCGCCGGACGGACGCTTCCGCGCCGTGGGCACCGAGAGCTTCGGCCGCGCCTATCAGGAGCCGATGCAATTCGACCAGCAGCCGCTGGAGGCGCAGGCCACGATCGATGCGTGCGTCGCCGCGCTCGACGCAACCGGCGAGCCGCGCTGGAGCGAGGAAGCAATGCGTGCCTATCGCTGGTACCTCGGATCGAACGACCTCGATCTGCCGCTGGCGACGGTGCAGGACGGCGGCTGTTTCGACGGTCTGATGCCGACGGGCCTGAATCGCAATCAGGGCGCGGAGTCGATTTTGGCACTGCAACTGGCCAGCTGTGCGATTTCGAGGCTTTCAAAGGTCCGGACGATCGTGGCAGGACCGGAACGCGTCGTCGCCTGA
- the queF gene encoding preQ(1) synthase, protein MDAKHLGKQSELPASPEAAVLDYVPNPRAGTRYLVRFAAPEFTSLCPITGQPDFAHLVIDYVPGETIVESKSLKLFLGSFRNHGAFHEDCTVGIGQRLFDEMKPEWLRIGGYWYPRGGIPIDVFWQSGEPPAGLWVPDQGVPGYRGRG, encoded by the coding sequence ATGGACGCAAAACATCTCGGCAAGCAATCAGAGCTCCCGGCTTCTCCTGAAGCGGCAGTGCTCGATTATGTTCCCAATCCGCGCGCGGGCACGCGCTATCTGGTGCGCTTTGCCGCGCCGGAGTTCACCTCGCTCTGCCCGATCACCGGCCAGCCCGATTTCGCGCATCTGGTGATCGACTATGTGCCTGGCGAGACAATCGTCGAATCCAAGTCGCTCAAGCTGTTCCTCGGGTCGTTCCGCAATCATGGCGCTTTCCATGAGGATTGCACCGTCGGCATCGGCCAGCGGCTGTTCGACGAGATGAAGCCCGAATGGCTGCGGATCGGCGGATACTGGTATCCGCGCGGCGGGATTCCGATCGACGTGTTCTGGCAGTCGGGCGAGCCGCCGGCGGGCTTGTGGGTGCCGGATCAGGGTGTTCCGGGCTATCGCGGGCGCGGCTGA
- a CDS encoding sulfurtransferase: MDALVSTEWLASEMEARDLRIADASWFLPEHGRDAKAEYLAGHIPGAAFMDLGAFADKNSPLPSTMPPPEQLASRMSALGLGDGCRIVLYDDSPLHTAARAWFMLTAFGTPDVAILDGGLAKWKAEGRPVEHGEANTKLRHFTPRHPAQGVRSLAEMKATTDQIVDARSPARFAGQEPEPRPGVVPGHIPGSRNLPYRDFFHEDGTWKRDSALRAVFESEGIEIERPVTATCGSGITAAVVVFAAHLLGHTASLYDGSWAEWGGDPETPKATA, from the coding sequence ATGGACGCGCTGGTAAGCACCGAATGGCTGGCTTCCGAAATGGAGGCCCGCGACCTCAGGATCGCCGATGCGAGCTGGTTCCTGCCCGAGCATGGCCGCGACGCGAAGGCCGAGTATCTGGCGGGCCATATCCCCGGCGCGGCGTTCATGGATCTCGGCGCCTTTGCCGACAAGAACAGTCCCCTGCCTTCCACCATGCCCCCGCCCGAGCAGTTGGCCAGCCGGATGTCGGCGCTGGGGCTGGGCGATGGCTGCCGCATCGTCCTTTATGATGACAGCCCGCTGCACACCGCCGCGCGCGCATGGTTCATGCTGACCGCGTTCGGCACGCCCGATGTCGCGATACTCGATGGCGGGCTGGCCAAATGGAAGGCGGAGGGCCGTCCGGTCGAACATGGCGAGGCCAATACCAAGCTGCGTCACTTCACCCCACGCCACCCGGCGCAGGGCGTGCGATCGCTCGCGGAGATGAAGGCGACGACCGACCAGATCGTCGACGCCCGCTCGCCCGCACGCTTCGCCGGACAGGAACCCGAACCGCGCCCCGGCGTGGTCCCCGGCCATATCCCGGGCTCGCGCAACCTGCCCTATCGCGACTTCTTTCACGAAGACGGCACATGGAAGCGCGACTCGGCCCTGCGCGCCGTGTTCGAAAGCGAGGGGATCGAAATCGAGCGTCCGGTCACCGCGACCTGCGGATCGGGAATCACCGCCGCCGTGGTGGTCTTCGCCGCGCATCTGCTGGGCCACACCGCCAGCCTGTACGACGGCAGCTGGGCCGAATGGGGCGGCGATCCCGAGACACCGAAAGCGACTGCATGA
- the metC gene encoding cystathionine beta-lyase → MTDKKDATRIVTAGRREEWTQGIVSPPVWRASTILYDSVAHLRESGGKDTHHRLFYGRRGTPTQWSLADALTELEPGAEATLLYPSGVAAVSSALLAVLSPGDHLLVPDSAYDPTRNFANGMLRRMGIATTCYDPLIGTGIADLCTEKTKAIFMESPGSLTFEVQDLPAIIAVAKARGIVTLLDNTWATPLLLPAIAMGIDYSILAGTKYIGGHSDIMLGSVTAAQGHYAKLRDATYQLGQTASPDDAWLGSRGLRTMAVRMKHHGEAALKIAHWLRTRPEVARVLHPALPECPGHELFVRDFRGSAGLFSFVFDGGDEAARAAFIDGLEHFGIGYSWGGFESLAIPVDPERFRTATRWHAEGPVVRLQIGLEDPDDLIADLEAGLARFGAAR, encoded by the coding sequence ATGACCGACAAGAAGGACGCCACCCGCATCGTCACCGCCGGGCGGCGCGAGGAATGGACGCAAGGCATCGTCAGCCCGCCAGTGTGGCGCGCATCGACCATCCTCTACGATTCGGTCGCCCATCTGCGCGAGTCCGGCGGCAAGGACACGCATCACCGCCTGTTCTACGGCCGGCGCGGCACGCCGACCCAATGGTCGCTGGCCGATGCGCTGACCGAGCTGGAGCCCGGCGCGGAAGCGACCCTGCTCTACCCGTCGGGCGTGGCGGCGGTGTCGAGCGCGCTGCTGGCGGTGCTGTCGCCCGGCGATCACCTGCTGGTGCCCGACAGCGCCTATGATCCCACGCGCAATTTCGCCAACGGGATGCTGCGGCGGATGGGCATCGCCACCACCTGTTACGATCCGCTGATCGGCACGGGCATCGCCGATCTCTGCACCGAGAAGACCAAGGCGATCTTCATGGAGAGCCCCGGCAGCCTGACCTTCGAGGTGCAGGACCTGCCCGCGATCATTGCCGTTGCCAAGGCGCGGGGGATCGTCACCCTGCTCGACAATACTTGGGCCACGCCGCTGCTGCTGCCCGCGATTGCGATGGGCATCGACTATTCGATCCTCGCCGGGACCAAATATATCGGCGGCCATTCCGACATCATGCTCGGCTCGGTCACCGCCGCGCAAGGGCATTATGCGAAGCTGCGCGACGCGACCTATCAGCTCGGCCAGACCGCCAGCCCGGATGATGCCTGGCTCGGCTCTCGGGGTCTGCGCACGATGGCGGTCCGCATGAAGCATCACGGCGAAGCCGCGCTGAAGATCGCGCACTGGCTGCGGACCCGGCCCGAAGTGGCGCGGGTGCTCCATCCGGCGCTACCCGAATGTCCGGGGCACGAGCTGTTCGTGCGCGACTTCAGGGGTTCCGCCGGGCTCTTCTCCTTCGTGTTCGACGGCGGGGACGAAGCCGCCCGCGCCGCGTTCATCGACGGGCTGGAGCATTTCGGGATCGGCTATAGCTGGGGCGGGTTCGAGAGCCTGGCGATCCCGGTCGATCCCGAGCGGTTCCGCACCGCGACCAGATGGCACGCCGAGGGGCCGGTCGTCCGCCTTCAGATCGGCCTCGAGGATCCGGACGATCTGATCGCCGATCTCGAAGCGGGTCTCGCCCGGTTCGGAGCCGCGCGGTGA
- a CDS encoding mechanosensitive ion channel domain-containing protein — protein MSGPGQWLAAQGLTLPGNAELAEAGIALGLALLALAAGWYAGRTLGNWLARFWSEHIGADPEGLAPRMSAISRHGGAAILLAIIAVSWPWKPIAALGLGFAEGAAVAMLVVAILRGLHLPRWAAWTMAAIAFTAILSRAVGGLARINAILDSVGIDVGSMRFSLLSVLTVVVTFVLLFAAVRLVNRVVGLSIGRSRGFDPTQKLLAQKLAAIAVVILAFFVGIDVLGIDLTAFAVFSGAFGLAIGFGLQKTIGNLIAGIILLMDRSIKPGDVIVVGESFGWVNKIGVRAVSVITRDGKEHLIPNENLMTQEVENWSYTDRNVRVRIPVRVAYDCDLKLAQELMMRAAVESPRVLTNPKPNVWLTAFGEYGVEHDILAWISDPESGVGNVKSDVLNRLWLLFKEEGIEIPYPQTVVTMKATESR, from the coding sequence GTGAGCGGGCCTGGTCAGTGGCTTGCGGCGCAGGGCCTGACCCTGCCGGGCAATGCCGAACTGGCCGAAGCAGGCATCGCGCTGGGGCTTGCCCTGCTCGCGCTGGCGGCGGGCTGGTATGCCGGGCGAACGCTGGGCAACTGGCTGGCACGCTTCTGGTCCGAGCATATCGGCGCGGACCCGGAGGGGCTTGCGCCGCGCATGTCGGCCATTTCGCGACACGGCGGCGCGGCGATCCTGCTGGCGATCATCGCCGTTTCATGGCCGTGGAAGCCGATCGCCGCGCTGGGGCTGGGCTTTGCCGAAGGCGCGGCAGTGGCGATGCTGGTGGTGGCGATCCTTCGCGGGCTTCATCTGCCGCGCTGGGCGGCATGGACGATGGCCGCGATCGCCTTCACCGCGATCCTGAGCCGCGCGGTGGGCGGGCTGGCGCGGATCAATGCGATCCTCGACAGCGTGGGCATCGACGTGGGTTCGATGCGGTTCAGCCTGCTTTCAGTGCTGACCGTGGTCGTCACCTTCGTGCTGCTGTTTGCGGCGGTGCGGCTGGTCAACCGCGTCGTCGGTCTGTCGATCGGCCGCTCGCGCGGGTTCGATCCGACCCAGAAGCTGCTCGCCCAGAAGCTCGCCGCGATCGCGGTCGTCATCCTCGCCTTCTTCGTCGGGATCGACGTGCTGGGGATCGACCTGACCGCCTTCGCCGTGTTCAGCGGCGCGTTCGGCCTGGCCATCGGTTTCGGCCTGCAAAAGACCATCGGCAATCTGATCGCGGGGATCATCCTGCTGATGGACCGCTCCATAAAGCCGGGCGACGTGATCGTGGTGGGCGAGAGCTTCGGCTGGGTGAACAAGATCGGCGTGCGCGCGGTCAGCGTGATCACCCGCGACGGCAAGGAGCATTTGATTCCCAACGAGAATCTGATGACGCAGGAAGTGGAGAACTGGTCGTACACCGACCGCAACGTCCGCGTCCGCATTCCGGTGCGCGTTGCCTATGACTGCGACCTCAAGCTGGCGCAGGAACTGATGATGCGCGCCGCGGTGGAAAGCCCGCGCGTGCTGACCAATCCCAAACCCAATGTCTGGCTGACCGCGTTCGGCGAATATGGCGTGGAGCACGATATCCTCGCCTGGATCAGCGATCCCGAAAGCGGGGTGGGCAATGTGAAGAGCGATGTGCTCAACCGGCTGTGGCTGCTGTTCAAGGAGGAGGGAATCGAGATCCCGTACCCGCAGACGGTAGTGACGATGAAGGCGACGGAGAGCCGGTAA